A single Vanacampus margaritifer isolate UIUO_Vmar chromosome 7, RoL_Vmar_1.0, whole genome shotgun sequence DNA region contains:
- the LOC144055308 gene encoding bromodomain-containing protein 4-like isoform X1, which translates to MSCLRAGPCTGSGHTRDGSFLCLGDVQFSLTVLQFAPTLLHPRRPHNERPSNLRNSETAPNIESSEEWNGLRGIPPVPPAPARSNLPKLTARPLQTTTVMGDGLEPGSSHNPPSAPQPHILNPASPEIGNSIRPKRQTNQLQYLLKVVLKTLWKHQFAWPFHAPVDVVKLNLPDYTKIIKTPMDMGTIRKRLENHYYKNAQECIHDFNTMFTNCYIYNKPSDDIVLMAKALEKLFLQKITQMPQEETEIAVVAKGRRGIKREPAPISMSESSQDLSSPSSTPHTRGFSSPSTLPHTHPSPTPPALAQPPRVPPTPTAHAPHLGPPYPLSTAGILPQGMTAVAPPTHPGLHSSPMLQNAPALIKQRKSQKRKADTTTPTANDQLSESSPVSAETRTRRESSRPSKQPKRDPSQPDSQHHLVVGGLETGDMLTPKRQDQMHFCALLVKEMLSKKHFAYSWPFHLPVDAKALGLHDYYDIIKHPMDLSTIKKKLDNRQYRDPQEFSADVRLMFSNCYKYNPPGHDVVAMARKLQDVFEMRFAKMPDEPEETAPVPTPSSVLHPAPSTRQAPPPPPVVSEDSSSSMSESESSAGDSDQERQQKLVVLQEQLKAVHEQLAALSQPQVCKPKKKEREKKEKKKKEKHKKVGMEEPTEPAVLQVSKKSKISKDMLIPKKEKKKPGKKEGVKNSRPAVAPQPGPTPLVPSASLEAEDDMDLFGSAAAVGGKPMSYEEKRQLSLDINKLPGDKLGRVVHIIQTREPSMKNSNPDEIEIDFETLKPSTLRELEKYVSSCLKRKKKSSEKPPEMTNVTKLKTGSSSSGTSDSSDSEDSDNAGLVPKQQKTLSNKDTKRTQQQSVTGPSAPHSQVVQSKLPYIAPSTIPVSVPISVPIPTPVPVPVPVPVPALESSQMLSTGFDPLAHFMNPHLTQPNNEPGPVITTACPPLTSALLNVTTPVGPTPTETHPFLNQHPIVPAPAIHSALPQQPARPSSHAAPLPSKNTQPPPSSLLSLPTPTPHLQNSLPLPLPQPAPRPRVPSPPSHGILGTLSAQPPQALLEDDDEPTPTSAETPPLSQVQSFLQSLQPRTSGQVQPLHSPAQGAAQLGPSMQAAMTSAPAALHRHSSAHSHTQQSYPHALAAAVQQQKSASLQQKLQHLQQQQPSPRIKADQFSTGCLRDSPSPLMMHCPLMPQFQTTGQQSPSQIKKNDQRSNLVKEEKASHSPVLTPPPFSPAMRQDTQKHDSKHRLDGKSSDGSRPSSRLTDHVVQACPPQDTKFKQEPKTPTASKRTPDVKLKNMGSWASLAQRSQSTPASAVRSSSDSFEQFRRAAREKEERERQLKAQAQQARREQEKQRHDDDTVDHTRRAQDDTRRRQEQQQQQQQPSPLAPTPPASTPPTHSPQPPAIPPPAPSPTSSAAQNALDQQREMARRREQERRRREAMADTIDINFQSDLMAIFEENLF; encoded by the exons TCAGACCCAAACGACAGACCAACCAGCTACAG TACCTGCTCAAAGTGGTACTGAAGACATTATGGAAACACCAGTTTGCGTGGCCCTTTCATGCTCCCGTAGATGTCGTCAAACTCAATTTACCC GACTACACTAAAATAATCAAAACCCCAATGGACATGGGTACAATAAGAAAACGCCTGGAGAACCACTACTACAAAAATGCCCAGGAGTGTATTCATGACTTCAACACCATGTTCACCAATTGCTACATCTACAACAAG CCCAGCGATGACATTGTGTTGATGGCAAAAGCCTTGGAGAAGCTCTTCCTCCAGAAGATCACACAGATGCCGCAGGAAGAGACAGAAATTGCTGTGGTCGCCAAGGGGCGCCGCGGCATAAAACGAGAGCCTG CTCCGATCAGCATGTCCGAATCAAGCCAAGACCTATCCTCCCCATCTAGCACCCCGCACACACGAGGATTTTCGTCCCCTTCCACCCTCCCACACACCCACCCGTCGCCAACCCCGCCTGCGCTGGCCCAGCCCCCACGTGTGCCTCCTACACCCACAGCCCACGCACCCCATCTAGGACCTCCGTACCCACTCTCAACAGCAGGCATACTGCCCCAGGGCATGACCGCTGTGGCCCCTCCGACGCACCCAGGCCTCCATTCTAGCCCGATGTTGCAGAACGCCCCCGCTCTCATCAAG CAAAGGAAGAGCCAGAAGAGGAAAGCGGACACCACAACGCCCACAGCCAATGACCAGCTCAGCGAATCATCTCCTGTCTCGGCAGAGACTCGAACTCGCCGCGAGAGCAGTCGCCCGTCAAAGCAGCCCAAGCGAGACCCATCGCAGCCTGACTCCCAGCACCACCTGGTGGTTGGTGGTTTGGAGACTGGAGACATGTTGACGCCCAAACGTCAAGATCAGATGCATTTCTGCGCCCTCCTTGTCAAAGAGATGCTGTCCAAGAAGCACTTTGCGTACTCGTGGCCCTTTCACCTACCCGTAGACGCAAAAGCTCTCGGCCTTCATGACTACTATGACATCATCAAGCATCCCATGGACCTCAGTACGATCAAG AAAAAGCTGGACAACAGACAGTACAGAGACCCTCAAGAGTTTTCAGCAGACGTCCGATTGATGTTCTCCAACTGTTACAAGTATAATCCACCAGGCCACGATGTGGTGGCCATGGCTCGGAAACTACAG GACGTCTTTGAGATGCGTTTTGCCAAGATGCCTGATGAGCCAGAGGAGACCGCCCCGGTTCCCACACCGTCATCTGTCCTCCACCCTGCCCCCTCCACTCGGCAAGCACCGCCACCACCGCCCGTTGTCTCAGAAGACAGCAGTTCCAGTATGTCCGAATCCGAGTCCTCAGCAGGAGACTCTGATCAAGAGAGGCAGCAGAAATTGGTTGTGTTACAGGAACAG CTCAAAGCTGTCCACGAGCAACTGGCCGCGCTCTCTCAGCCTCAGGTCTGCAAGCCCAagaagaaagagagggagaagaaggagaagaagaagaaggaaaagcaCAAGAAAGTGGGAATGGAGGAACCCACCGAGCCTGCCGTGCTTCAGGTTTCTAAGAAGAGCAAAATCAGCAAAGACATGCTCATTccgaagaaggagaagaagaagcctGG TAAGAAAGAAGGCGTCAAAAACAGTCGTCCCGCTGTGGCCCCTCAGCCTGGGCCAACACCTCTCGTCCCTTCAGCCTCCCTCGAAGCAGAAGATGACATGG ACTTGTTCGGGAGCGCGGCAGCTGTCGGAGGCAAGCCCATGTCGTACGAAGAGAAGCGCCAGCTGAGCCTCGACATCAACAAGTTGCCCGGCGACAAGCTGGGCCGTGTCGTGCACATAATCCAGACCCGAGAGCCATCCATGAAGAACTCCAACCCGGACGAAATTGAGATCGACTTTGAGACACTGAAGCCTTCCACGCTCCGCGAGCTGGAGAAATACGTATCGAGCTGCCtcaagaggaagaaaaagtcGTCGG AAAAACCCCCGGAAATGACAAACGTCACAAAGTTGAAGACGGGATCTTCATCGTCGGGCACCAGTGACTCCTCTGATAGTGAAGATTCTGACAATG CAGGGCTGGTTCCCAAGCAGCAGAAGACGCTGTCCAACAAGGACACAAAGAGGACACAGCAGCAGTCCGTCACCGGCCCCAGCGCGCCACATTCTCAAGTGGTCCAATCCAAACTGCCGTACATTGCTCCCTCCACAATTCCTGTGTCGGTCCCCATCTCTGTTCCCATCCCCACTCCTGTCCCCGTCCCCGTCCCCGTCCCTGTCCCTGCTCTGGAATCCTCCCAGATGTTGAGCACCGGATTTGACCCATTGGCCCACTTTATGAACCCTCACCTCACCCAGCCCAACAACGAGCCCGGTCCAGTCATCACAACTGCCTGTCCCCCGCTCACCTCTGCCCTCCTCAACGTTACCACACCTGTTGGCCCCACACCTACTGAGACGCACCCCTTCCTGAACCAACATCCTATCGTACCTGCGCCAG CCATCCATAGCGCACTTCCCCAGCAGCCAGCACGCCCAAGTAGCCACGCAGCACCACTTCCTTCCAAGAACACTCAGCCGCCTCCTTCCTCGCTCCTCTCCCTGCCCACGCCCACCCCTCATCTTCAGAACTCGCTTCCTCTCCCTCTGCCCCAGCCTGCTCCACGGCCCCGAGTACCTTCGCCGCCATCGCACGGGATCTTAGGCACCCTCTCCGCTCAGCCGCCCCAGGCCCTGCTTGAGGACGATGACGAGCCTACGCCCACCAGTGCGGAAACGCCACCCCTCAGCCAGGTGCAAAGCTTCCTGCAGTCGCTCCAACCGCGGACGTCCGGACAGGTTCAACCGCTGCACTCGCCCGCGCAGGGCGCCGCTCAACTGGGGCCTTCAATGCAAGCCGCGATGACGAGCGCCCCCGCGGCGTTGCATCGGCACAGCTCGGCCCACAGCCACACGCAGCAGTCCTACCCGCATGCTCTTGCCGCAGCGGTGCAGCAACAGAAGAGTGCGAGCCTCCAGCAAAAGCTACAACatttgcagcagcagcagccctcGCCACGCATCAAGGCCGATCAATTCTCTACCG GTTGCCTGCGTGATAGTCCCTCTCCACTCATGATGCATTGCCCGCTGATGCCTCAGTTCCAGACGACAGGACAACAGTCTCCCTCACAAATCAAGAAAAAC GATCAGAGGTCGAACTTGGTAAAAGAGGAAAAAGCGTCCCACTCGCCGGTGCTGACACCGCCCCCATTCAGCCCTGCAATGCGccaagacacacaaaaacatgacagCAAACACA GATTAGATGGGAAGTCATCAGATGGTTCTCGTCCCAGTTCCCGCCTCACCGACCACGTGGTGCAAGCCTGCCCTCCACAGGACACCAAATTCAAGCAAGAGCCCAAAACGCCCACGGCGTCCAAGAGGACTCCG GATGTGAAGTTAAAGAACATGGGCTCCTGGGCCAGCTTAGCCCAGAGGTCTCAATCCACGCCGGCATCGGCCGTCCGCTCGTCCAGCGACAGTTTCGAGCAGTTTCGACGGGCGGCCAGGGAGAAGGAGGAGCGGGAGAGGCAGTTGAAGGCTCAGGCGCAACAGGCCAGGAGAGAGCAGGAGAAGCAGCG CCACGACGACGACACCGTGGATCACACCCGCCGGGCACAGGATGATACCCGCCGACGGcaagagcagcagcagcagcagcagcagccgtcGCCCCTCGCGCCCACGCCTCCCGCTTCCACACCGCCCACTCACTCGCCGCAGCCTCCGGCCATCCCGCCTCCAGCGCCGTCCCCGACTTCCTCAGCCGCGCAAAACGCCCTCGACCAGCAGAGGGAGATGGCGCGTCGTCGTGAGCAGGAGAGGCGCAGGAGGGAGGCG ATGGCCGACACCATCGACATTAACTTCCAGAGTGACCTGATGGCCATTTTTGAAGAGAATCTCTTCTGA
- the LOC144055308 gene encoding bromodomain-containing protein 4-like isoform X2, which produces MSCLRAGPCTGSGHTRDGSFLCLGDVQFSLTVLQFAPTLLHPRRPHNERPSNLRNSETAPNIESSEEWNGLRGIPPVPPAPARSNLPKLTARPLQTTTVMGDGLEPGSSHNPPSAPQPHILNPASPEIGNSIRPKRQTNQLQYLLKVVLKTLWKHQFAWPFHAPVDVVKLNLPDYTKIIKTPMDMGTIRKRLENHYYKNAQECIHDFNTMFTNCYIYNKPSDDIVLMAKALEKLFLQKITQMPQEETEIAVVAKGRRGIKREPAPISMSESSQDLSSPSSTPHTRGFSSPSTLPHTHPSPTPPALAQPPRVPPTPTAHAPHLGPPYPLSTAGILPQGMTAVAPPTHPGLHSSPMLQNAPALIKQRKSQKRKADTTTPTANDQLSESSPVSAETRTRRESSRPSKQPKRDPSQPDSQHHLVVGGLETGDMLTPKRQDQMHFCALLVKEMLSKKHFAYSWPFHLPVDAKALGLHDYYDIIKHPMDLSTIKKKLDNRQYRDPQEFSADVRLMFSNCYKYNPPGHDVVAMARKLQDVFEMRFAKMPDEPEETAPVPTPSSVLHPAPSTRQAPPPPPVVSEDSSSSMSESESSAGDSDQERQQKLVVLQEQLKAVHEQLAALSQPQVCKPKKKEREKKEKKKKEKHKKVGMEEPTEPAVLQVSKKSKISKDMLIPKKEKKKPGKKEGVKNSRPAVAPQPGPTPLVPSASLEAEDDMDLFGSAAAVGGKPMSYEEKRQLSLDINKLPGDKLGRVVHIIQTREPSMKNSNPDEIEIDFETLKPSTLRELEKYVSSCLKRKKKSSEKPPEMTNVTKLKTGSSSSGTSDSSDSEDSDNGLVPKQQKTLSNKDTKRTQQQSVTGPSAPHSQVVQSKLPYIAPSTIPVSVPISVPIPTPVPVPVPVPVPALESSQMLSTGFDPLAHFMNPHLTQPNNEPGPVITTACPPLTSALLNVTTPVGPTPTETHPFLNQHPIVPAPAIHSALPQQPARPSSHAAPLPSKNTQPPPSSLLSLPTPTPHLQNSLPLPLPQPAPRPRVPSPPSHGILGTLSAQPPQALLEDDDEPTPTSAETPPLSQVQSFLQSLQPRTSGQVQPLHSPAQGAAQLGPSMQAAMTSAPAALHRHSSAHSHTQQSYPHALAAAVQQQKSASLQQKLQHLQQQQPSPRIKADQFSTGCLRDSPSPLMMHCPLMPQFQTTGQQSPSQIKKNDQRSNLVKEEKASHSPVLTPPPFSPAMRQDTQKHDSKHRLDGKSSDGSRPSSRLTDHVVQACPPQDTKFKQEPKTPTASKRTPDVKLKNMGSWASLAQRSQSTPASAVRSSSDSFEQFRRAAREKEERERQLKAQAQQARREQEKQRHDDDTVDHTRRAQDDTRRRQEQQQQQQQPSPLAPTPPASTPPTHSPQPPAIPPPAPSPTSSAAQNALDQQREMARRREQERRRREAMADTIDINFQSDLMAIFEENLF; this is translated from the exons TCAGACCCAAACGACAGACCAACCAGCTACAG TACCTGCTCAAAGTGGTACTGAAGACATTATGGAAACACCAGTTTGCGTGGCCCTTTCATGCTCCCGTAGATGTCGTCAAACTCAATTTACCC GACTACACTAAAATAATCAAAACCCCAATGGACATGGGTACAATAAGAAAACGCCTGGAGAACCACTACTACAAAAATGCCCAGGAGTGTATTCATGACTTCAACACCATGTTCACCAATTGCTACATCTACAACAAG CCCAGCGATGACATTGTGTTGATGGCAAAAGCCTTGGAGAAGCTCTTCCTCCAGAAGATCACACAGATGCCGCAGGAAGAGACAGAAATTGCTGTGGTCGCCAAGGGGCGCCGCGGCATAAAACGAGAGCCTG CTCCGATCAGCATGTCCGAATCAAGCCAAGACCTATCCTCCCCATCTAGCACCCCGCACACACGAGGATTTTCGTCCCCTTCCACCCTCCCACACACCCACCCGTCGCCAACCCCGCCTGCGCTGGCCCAGCCCCCACGTGTGCCTCCTACACCCACAGCCCACGCACCCCATCTAGGACCTCCGTACCCACTCTCAACAGCAGGCATACTGCCCCAGGGCATGACCGCTGTGGCCCCTCCGACGCACCCAGGCCTCCATTCTAGCCCGATGTTGCAGAACGCCCCCGCTCTCATCAAG CAAAGGAAGAGCCAGAAGAGGAAAGCGGACACCACAACGCCCACAGCCAATGACCAGCTCAGCGAATCATCTCCTGTCTCGGCAGAGACTCGAACTCGCCGCGAGAGCAGTCGCCCGTCAAAGCAGCCCAAGCGAGACCCATCGCAGCCTGACTCCCAGCACCACCTGGTGGTTGGTGGTTTGGAGACTGGAGACATGTTGACGCCCAAACGTCAAGATCAGATGCATTTCTGCGCCCTCCTTGTCAAAGAGATGCTGTCCAAGAAGCACTTTGCGTACTCGTGGCCCTTTCACCTACCCGTAGACGCAAAAGCTCTCGGCCTTCATGACTACTATGACATCATCAAGCATCCCATGGACCTCAGTACGATCAAG AAAAAGCTGGACAACAGACAGTACAGAGACCCTCAAGAGTTTTCAGCAGACGTCCGATTGATGTTCTCCAACTGTTACAAGTATAATCCACCAGGCCACGATGTGGTGGCCATGGCTCGGAAACTACAG GACGTCTTTGAGATGCGTTTTGCCAAGATGCCTGATGAGCCAGAGGAGACCGCCCCGGTTCCCACACCGTCATCTGTCCTCCACCCTGCCCCCTCCACTCGGCAAGCACCGCCACCACCGCCCGTTGTCTCAGAAGACAGCAGTTCCAGTATGTCCGAATCCGAGTCCTCAGCAGGAGACTCTGATCAAGAGAGGCAGCAGAAATTGGTTGTGTTACAGGAACAG CTCAAAGCTGTCCACGAGCAACTGGCCGCGCTCTCTCAGCCTCAGGTCTGCAAGCCCAagaagaaagagagggagaagaaggagaagaagaagaaggaaaagcaCAAGAAAGTGGGAATGGAGGAACCCACCGAGCCTGCCGTGCTTCAGGTTTCTAAGAAGAGCAAAATCAGCAAAGACATGCTCATTccgaagaaggagaagaagaagcctGG TAAGAAAGAAGGCGTCAAAAACAGTCGTCCCGCTGTGGCCCCTCAGCCTGGGCCAACACCTCTCGTCCCTTCAGCCTCCCTCGAAGCAGAAGATGACATGG ACTTGTTCGGGAGCGCGGCAGCTGTCGGAGGCAAGCCCATGTCGTACGAAGAGAAGCGCCAGCTGAGCCTCGACATCAACAAGTTGCCCGGCGACAAGCTGGGCCGTGTCGTGCACATAATCCAGACCCGAGAGCCATCCATGAAGAACTCCAACCCGGACGAAATTGAGATCGACTTTGAGACACTGAAGCCTTCCACGCTCCGCGAGCTGGAGAAATACGTATCGAGCTGCCtcaagaggaagaaaaagtcGTCGG AAAAACCCCCGGAAATGACAAACGTCACAAAGTTGAAGACGGGATCTTCATCGTCGGGCACCAGTGACTCCTCTGATAGTGAAGATTCTGACAATG GGCTGGTTCCCAAGCAGCAGAAGACGCTGTCCAACAAGGACACAAAGAGGACACAGCAGCAGTCCGTCACCGGCCCCAGCGCGCCACATTCTCAAGTGGTCCAATCCAAACTGCCGTACATTGCTCCCTCCACAATTCCTGTGTCGGTCCCCATCTCTGTTCCCATCCCCACTCCTGTCCCCGTCCCCGTCCCCGTCCCTGTCCCTGCTCTGGAATCCTCCCAGATGTTGAGCACCGGATTTGACCCATTGGCCCACTTTATGAACCCTCACCTCACCCAGCCCAACAACGAGCCCGGTCCAGTCATCACAACTGCCTGTCCCCCGCTCACCTCTGCCCTCCTCAACGTTACCACACCTGTTGGCCCCACACCTACTGAGACGCACCCCTTCCTGAACCAACATCCTATCGTACCTGCGCCAG CCATCCATAGCGCACTTCCCCAGCAGCCAGCACGCCCAAGTAGCCACGCAGCACCACTTCCTTCCAAGAACACTCAGCCGCCTCCTTCCTCGCTCCTCTCCCTGCCCACGCCCACCCCTCATCTTCAGAACTCGCTTCCTCTCCCTCTGCCCCAGCCTGCTCCACGGCCCCGAGTACCTTCGCCGCCATCGCACGGGATCTTAGGCACCCTCTCCGCTCAGCCGCCCCAGGCCCTGCTTGAGGACGATGACGAGCCTACGCCCACCAGTGCGGAAACGCCACCCCTCAGCCAGGTGCAAAGCTTCCTGCAGTCGCTCCAACCGCGGACGTCCGGACAGGTTCAACCGCTGCACTCGCCCGCGCAGGGCGCCGCTCAACTGGGGCCTTCAATGCAAGCCGCGATGACGAGCGCCCCCGCGGCGTTGCATCGGCACAGCTCGGCCCACAGCCACACGCAGCAGTCCTACCCGCATGCTCTTGCCGCAGCGGTGCAGCAACAGAAGAGTGCGAGCCTCCAGCAAAAGCTACAACatttgcagcagcagcagccctcGCCACGCATCAAGGCCGATCAATTCTCTACCG GTTGCCTGCGTGATAGTCCCTCTCCACTCATGATGCATTGCCCGCTGATGCCTCAGTTCCAGACGACAGGACAACAGTCTCCCTCACAAATCAAGAAAAAC GATCAGAGGTCGAACTTGGTAAAAGAGGAAAAAGCGTCCCACTCGCCGGTGCTGACACCGCCCCCATTCAGCCCTGCAATGCGccaagacacacaaaaacatgacagCAAACACA GATTAGATGGGAAGTCATCAGATGGTTCTCGTCCCAGTTCCCGCCTCACCGACCACGTGGTGCAAGCCTGCCCTCCACAGGACACCAAATTCAAGCAAGAGCCCAAAACGCCCACGGCGTCCAAGAGGACTCCG GATGTGAAGTTAAAGAACATGGGCTCCTGGGCCAGCTTAGCCCAGAGGTCTCAATCCACGCCGGCATCGGCCGTCCGCTCGTCCAGCGACAGTTTCGAGCAGTTTCGACGGGCGGCCAGGGAGAAGGAGGAGCGGGAGAGGCAGTTGAAGGCTCAGGCGCAACAGGCCAGGAGAGAGCAGGAGAAGCAGCG CCACGACGACGACACCGTGGATCACACCCGCCGGGCACAGGATGATACCCGCCGACGGcaagagcagcagcagcagcagcagcagccgtcGCCCCTCGCGCCCACGCCTCCCGCTTCCACACCGCCCACTCACTCGCCGCAGCCTCCGGCCATCCCGCCTCCAGCGCCGTCCCCGACTTCCTCAGCCGCGCAAAACGCCCTCGACCAGCAGAGGGAGATGGCGCGTCGTCGTGAGCAGGAGAGGCGCAGGAGGGAGGCG ATGGCCGACACCATCGACATTAACTTCCAGAGTGACCTGATGGCCATTTTTGAAGAGAATCTCTTCTGA